One window from the genome of Glycine soja cultivar W05 chromosome 12, ASM419377v2, whole genome shotgun sequence encodes:
- the LOC114379655 gene encoding mitochondrial import receptor subunit TOM6 homolog — MFPGMFMRKPDKAAALKQLKSHVVMFQAWVVVIQVTPYVLHFLSTEKEELKLELYLLTLPRQRYLPPIVANRDRHCIAEMI; from the exons ATGTTTCCAGGAATGTTCATGCGCAAGCCAGACAAAGCTGCAGCACTGAAGCAGCTGAAATCTCATGTGGTCATGTTCCAGGCATGGGTTGTTGTTATTCAGGTCACCCCTTACGTTCTTCACTTTCTCAGCACCGAGAAAGAGGAACTTAAGCTTGAGCTTTACCTTCTCACTCTTCCTCGGCAGAGGTACCTTCCTC CAATTGTTGCAAACCGTGATAGACATTGCATAGCTGAGATGATTTAA